AGATAGAACATGTACCAACCTGCATATTTCCAATTAAAAACACAAACAGCAGGGTGGAATAGATGATTACAGaaatcacatatatattttccaGGGGAAAGGTACTTGGTCGGAGATTTTGACCGAAACAACTGCcaaaaaagagtaaataaataatgtgttcCACATATCAGTAAAGTGGAAAGATAGGCACAAACCTGAGAACTTGCAGACCCCATCGGAAACAGAACAAATATTTCTTCAGAAATGACTTCATTCCCACAATTCTATATTCGAGACCATCATTGAATATTCCAAAATGTGTGATATTTGCTGTTTTATGACAACTTAGCTTCTCTAAATCATGATTACCACAAACGAAAGTGCTAAATTTCAATGTATTCTTGGAATTATATTCGTCCCTCCAACAAACAAGAATCCTGTCGATAGCAAAACAATACCAGGTAGCTCCAAATACCTGAATTCAGAACCAGAAAGTCAGAATTAATTAATCTACAACAAATAAGTGTTGGGTGGTACAAGAGCCAGTTGCAACAACTCCATCTAAGAGTCCATTGGAATGACTCCTTTAAGAGTATCGGATTAAACGTTTAATTTGAAGGTCTAACCATTGACCCGTTACAACAACTCCAGACTTGAGTTTGTAGGAGCGACCGATTAACTTAGTTCAACCAGTTACTCCTTCAAATGGATGGAAAATCAAAGCCCTTGTAGCTTTTTGGGATGGGAGAGGCCAAATAGCACCTATCGATTAGAATTgactatttgaatttgaattaaaacttacATGACCTCCATGCAAGTAAAGCAAAAGATTGAACACAGCTTTTGCCCATTTGGCTTTGGCGATAAACCCTGTCTGCTTGGAGGCATTTCTGATAGTTATCGAGAGTCCAATAACTAGAAGCATATATCCGAAAAGAAACAAGTTCGTTGTAGTCAGAAAGATCTTGTCCGTCGTTCCCCTTGTCAAATCCGGAAGTATAGTCTGCAAACAAGTTCAAACAAtcaaaacatgaaagaaattaCAGACTAATAAGCAAAATGGTGAAAGATTTGAGCTTACCAACGTCATTAACAAGACGGGTACTTGAGTAAACATGAAATGTTCAATCCCCTTCTCTTTCCTAATAGTCCCCAGGAAGATTTTGCGGATTACATTTGGAACATATAGCAGCATGTAAGCATTGAAAATGGCAACCACAGCAAAGGTGGCATACAATTCATTGTTGATTTCCAGGCAATTATGCTGGGAATCGATCACATAAGCGTAGTAATGCAAAGGATGCACGAAGATGACGATCATATAAGCAGTGAGAAAAGCCCCGTATCCCCAAGGACTATCCAggtcaaaaaaatttattgcaACTTTCAGATAACGACGCAGGTGTTGCCAAATTCCTCGAGGATCATCATCTGCaattataatttcttctttctcaCCGTCCTCAATACTCACGGCCTGAAGTTGAGTCTCTGACCTGCACAGTAATACAAAGTAGTTTGAAGACAGCTGAACCCACAACTTTCACTAACTTGCTAAAACTTACTATGTAGACTCACATGATGAACAAGGCCAAAGTCTCTGGATTTCAATCTGCAAATTTGTGTTAGGATTGGGGTATTTGTCCTCAATCCAATGATgaatctttattataaatatatgttttaggttttaaacgagaaaagaagaaaaaacattagAGTTTTGTATGTAGGCAACCATCTTGACTGATTGTGAAAAATCTCTGATGGCTCAAACAGCCGAAAAATCAGAAGTCTTAAACTACACaaaatgtttaataatattttggttaacgaaataattttaatttattatatttttgtgttttagatCAATTAGAGGTTACgtttttaacaaaatgatatcagAACATTCAATCCAATAAAAAAGATAGATGATGATCGAAAAAATGAAGAGTCACCAGAAAACGTTTACAGAGGAGACTGACTTGAAGAAGAATCATCATACGaaaaaatgaattgatagcTACAtattagaaaagtgtcaaaaaaaaaaggagaagaagaaaatgaaaacaaaagaagaagaaggagaagaaaatgaaacgccGGCAAAAgcgtgaagaaaaaaaaaaattatagaagacAGAAGGGAGAAAACgcagaaaaggaagaagaagagaaaaagaaaagagaaaggggAGAGAGAAGAAAAGGGAACTAAGAAAGAAATAGACAAggagaaggaagaaaattaaaaaaaaaagggtgggGGCAGTGGCTGCTGCTTTGCTGGGAAAGGGAGCTGTGGTTTGCAGAAAAATAGTAGAAAAGACAGGGGGTTGGTTtattgggaagagaaaaagaaaagatgtagACCTTTTGGAAAAAATGAGAGGTGAAGACGAAGTAAGCAGAGGGGGGTTGGGGGGGCGCAtagatagataaaaaataataataacgataaaatagaaaaacagaaaaaattaatatataaatacccATATTAAAAATGTGATGGTTttacagaaaaagaaaatattaagattatgatatttatttttaatttaataattaatttttattataaatatatattttgagttaaaaaatatatatattaaaattttgtatataaacatctatttttgattgattatagGAGGTCTTTATTGTCTTAAACAGtcaaaaaatatgagattttaaactttttaaaatatttgatttatttttataatattttaattaataaaataattttaattttttatttttttatttttttattttagatgaaCGAGGAACTAGGTTCCTAACAATTTGT
The genomic region above belongs to Mangifera indica cultivar Alphonso chromosome 15, CATAS_Mindica_2.1, whole genome shotgun sequence and contains:
- the LOC123197894 gene encoding cyclic nucleotide-gated ion channel 1-like isoform X1 produces the protein MSETQLQAVSIEDGEKEEIIIADDDPRGIWQHLRRYLKVAINFFDLDSPWGYGAFLTAYMIVIFVHPLHYYAYVIDSQHNCLEINNELYATFAVVAIFNAYMLLYVPNVIRKIFLGTIRKEKGIEHFMFTQVPVLLMTLTILPDLTRGTTDKIFLTTTNLFLFGYMLLVIGLSITIRNASKQTGFIAKAKWAKAVFNLLLYLHGGHVFGATWYCFAIDRILVCWRDEYNSKNTLKFSTFVCGNHDLEKLSCHKTANITHFGIFNDGLEYRIVGMKSFLKKYLFCFRWGLQVLSCFGQNLRPSTFPLENIYVISVIIYSTLLFVFLIGNMQTYLQSASERPEDIVNNMKMEERLERLKKVKELGKWEESLLKVLCNRMKPAFYGDRTLVIREGEPISEIVFVLQGKLWTYTSSRADTDDRSNDKNVLMGEGDIIGEELVSWIQAQPHSSTLPISTRTIQTLKHVEAVAITAYDLKDVFINKLEPPAISTRSLLKKCTGCFHSRFRKKL
- the LOC123197894 gene encoding cyclic nucleotide-gated ion channel 1-like isoform X2, with translation MSETQLQAVSIEDGEKEEIIIADDDPRGIWQHLRRYLKVAINFFDLDSPWGYGAFLTAYMIVIFVHPLHYYAYVIDSQHNCLEINNELYATFAVVAIFNAYMLLYVPNVIRKIFLGTIRKEKGIEHFMFTQVPVLLMTLTILPDLTRGTTDKIFLTTTNLFLFGYMLLVIGLSITIRNASKQTGFIAKAKWAKAVFNLLLYLHGGHVFGATWYCFAIDRILVCWRDEYNSKNTLKFSTFVCGNHDLEKLSCHKTANITHFGIFNDGLEYRIVGMKSFLKKYLFCFRWGLQVLSCFGQNLRPSTFPLENIYVISVIIYSTLLFVFLIGNMQTYLQSTTTRLEEMRVKRRDAEQWMAHRLLPDTLRERIRRYEQYKWQETRGVDEEYLLCNLPKDLRRDIKRHLCLALLMRVPMFEKMDEQLLDAMCDCLKPVLYTEESYIVREGDPVDEMLFIMRGKLLTITTNGGRTGFFNSEYLGAGDFCGEELLTWALDPHSSSNLPISTRTVRALAEVEAFALKADDLKFAASQFRRLHSKQLRHTFRFYSQQWRTWAACFIQAAWRRYSKKKLEESLRAEEDRLQDALSKASGNSPGLGATIYASRFAANALRAIRRNSTRKARIPERVPPILLQKPAEPDFTAEEQ